DNA sequence from the Vibrio pelagius genome:
TTGGACACTGCATTTTGCATAGCAAAGAAGGGCTAAAGAGCGTGCTTTCTGTAGGCAATAACAACACTTGGGACGATGCCCAAAACAAAACCTCTTCCCAGCTTAACTCACAAGATATTCTGCAAGCATGGCGAGACTTCGAATCAAGCTTCTTTGCGGGTGCCCTGCTTTGTCCAAAAGTTCCCTTTCGACAACTCCTAGACAGAACTGGCTACGAGATCGATGTACATAAAAGAGCGGGGGTTTCCCCCTCTGTTGCGATGCGAAGAATGACGGTAGTATCACCTTACCCTCATTGGCACTACTTTGATGCTTATGGACCGGGCAAGCTCAAGGCAGTATATCGTGGAAACGGAATCCCGCTTCCGTGGGGCAATATGCGAACGGTCGCAGACCCATGTCAGCACTGGGCAGTGTTTCGTCGATTATCAGAGCCTAGAGATGGCAGTTCAGCTCAAATTTCAATTTTAAATGTGGGTGACGAACCAAGAATCTATTGTTGTGAATCCATCAATATGACTGACCCAGCGGGTAACAACCGTGTATTGTGTGCAGGTATCGACCTAAACCCTGCTATTGATGCGCAAGGCGGTAATTCGCGAGAAATAGCTGAACAGCTTAAAGCATCCTGTGTTAACAATGGCGGGTCAGTTGCTATTCCACGTAACATCAAGAAAGACCTTACGACTATAGCTAAGATTCTTAACATTAACTGGATTGAACGTGGGATTGAAGCAGAAGCGAGACTTATTTGTTCGCGAGGTGGGGAGTGTCCACGTCAGCCAAGCTGTTATTCAAAATGCGGGGAACGTTAATTATAACCAAAGCATTAACATAAAAACTGCAGGCAAAAAAAAACCAACCACAATAAACGTGATTGGCTATATATTTTATGTGAACAATAAAGGTTCACTAACAACGTCAGTTGGCTAGGTGACCCTCGGCTTAAGAAGGGTCACTATAAGTAATGCACTATGTGTGCCAACTTTTCAAAGCCCCATTTTACTACGCATCCGCACACTTATTAGTCGTTTATAGCTTAGTAATTTGCAATATGAAATTGCATTTTGCAAATTACACTAATTACGCTAGTGATTATGTTATTATTACTAAGAATCAATAGCCCCTCTTGATAAACAATTTTTCAACGACCTCTCACCTAAAATAGATACAGCTTACGTAATATATTGAAAACAAAAGCCTATTTCTTAAGACCAAAAAAAACGCAAACATGATTAAATCAGTTTGCGTTGTTGTTTCTTAGGCTAGCACCGCGTCATCTGAGAGCTTATTACTTGTTGTGCGTTCCAGGTCTTGGCTTGCTGCGACTACCGGTGTTCGATTTATTCGTAGATCCCTTAGGACCATAGCTTGAGCCATAGCCAGACTTACCCTGACCAGATTGGTTAGCTTTGCCACCGCTGCGTTTCGCTGGAGACGGCTTTTTTCCGACTGATGCAGGCTTAGCATTTGCTTCTTCACCAGTCGCTGGTTTTCTCCCTTTTCTGCGCTTAAAATTGCTCCCATTATTCTTAATAGAGTCATCACCACCTTGCGCCTTTTGAGCGGCAGCCGGCTTGCGCGTAGGCGCTGGGCCTGTACCAGGTGCATGGCGTTTGTTTTTACCTACTGGCTTATGACCACGTGCGTTGTCTGATGAGCGTTGTCCGTCCGCATGCTCTGTCTTTGGCTTCTTAGGCTTTTTCGGTTTCTTCGCCTTAATCGGACGCGTATCTAACTTAGATTCTGGCAATGTGTTTACCGGGCTGAAACCTTCTAACTCACGACGTTCTAAGACTTGCTGAATAAGTCGCTCAATACCAAATAGCTCTGAAGCTTCATCTGCACATACTAAAGAGATCGCCTTGCCCACTTCACCCGCACGACCTGTACGTCCAATACGGTGTACATAGTCTTCAGAGACATGAGGAAGATCGAAGTTAACCACTTGAGGAAGCTGCGGAATATCGATACCACGCGCCGCAATATCCGTTGCAACCAAGACTCTCACCTGACCCGTTTTAAAGTTATCCAACGCTTTGGTACGAGCGCCTTGGCTCTTATTGCCGTGAATTGGCGCAGCTGTAATACCTTGGTCGCCAAGAAAACGAGCCAGTTTATTTGCTCCGTGTTTTGTTTTGCTAAACACCAACACCTGCTGCCAATCATTATCTTTAATAAGCTTAGCCAGCATTGGCGCTTTCTTTTTCTTGTCGGCAGGGTAAATGCTCTGCTCTACCGTTTTCGCCGTCGAATTCGCAGGATTAACTGAGATCTCGACAGGGTTATTTACGAGCCCTTTCGCTAAACTGCGAATGTCATCTGAGAATGTTGCTGAGAACAGTAAGTTTTGACGCTTTTTGGGCAGAAAAGCTAAGATCTTACGAATATCGCGAATAAAGCCCATATCTAGCATTCGATCAGCCTCGTCTAAGACTAAGATTTCTAGCTGATCAAAGCGCACTGCATTTTGATTATAGAGATCAAGCAAGCGTCCCGGAGTCGCGACTAGCACGTCGCTACCTTTGCGAAGCTTCTGCATTTGGGGATTAATCTTCACTCCACCAAATACCACCGATGAGTTCAAAGGCAAGTTGATGCCATATTTAACAACGCTTCCGTTAACTTGTGCAGCGAGTTCGCGAGTCGGGGTTAGAACTAGGGCGCGAACTTGATTCGCTCGTACACGTGGACCTTTAGAAAGAAGCTCAAGAATAGGCAGCGTGAAGCCAGCTGTTTTACCTGTACCAGTCTGAGCGGCGGCCATGACATCCTTTCCTTTCAAAACGGCTGGGATCGCCTTTTCTTGGATAGGTGATGGCTTATCATAACCTTGTGCTTCAATCGCTTTTAAAATAGGAGCAGAAAGGCCTAGGGAGGTAAAACTCATAGAATAATGTCTCAGTTAACGAAAAGGTAAGCTCAGTACGGAGTTCGCATGGGCTGTGTAACGCTAAATCGTGATCAACATGGCGCTACAAAGCGCGGTATTCTGAGGCTTTTAACCCAATTCAGCAACTAAATTCTAATTCGACTTGTATTAACTTGCGCGCTTTCTCTGATACATTTTTTTATCTGCGGCTTTTAGTAGCTCATCGACATCGTTAAACGTCTCTGTGTACGCTGCCCATCCGATACTGGCATTCAGAGCAATATTTTGCCCATCAAACTCCACCGGGCGCAGACAGATATCTTGTTCTAACTTACTGCGGATTGATAGTAGGTTCTGGCCATCATGCACTCGCGGAAGTAGAATCAGGAACTCATCGCCCCCCATACGTGCCACGATATCAGAGCTTCGAAGTACTGCGCGAATACGTTTCGAAACCTCAACCAACACCTTATCGCCCGCAGCATGGCCATAGGTATCATTGATTGATTTAAAGCCATCAAGATCAATATTCATCACCGCAAAACGTTCTGAGCCACTATGCTTAGCCTCTTTGAAAGCCAGGTTGAGGCTGTACATGAAATAACGTCGGTTTGGCAACATCGTCAGGTCGTCGTGCATTGCGCGACCGTGAGCGACGGTATAAAGCCGATAGATAGTAAAAAAGGCTAACGAAGCCAAAAGAAGTGCAGAATAGCCGATAATACGCATAATATTTACGCGCCCCCATGACACATCCGCCAGTGCCTTTTCTTCACCTGACAGAGCTAAAAACCAGCCACCATATGGGAAACTTGCCATTTCTGTAGCGAATGCGGATTCAAAAACGGCCTCGTCACCGTAGAAAACGTCGCCATCTTTACCTGCACTGTTAGAGCCTCGGATGGCGAAGTGATAACGCTCCTCTAATTGCTCTGCGCCTGCATCTTTTAACAAGGAATCCAAATCTATAACTGCGCTGGATACCCCCCAATACTCATGATTAAACGGAGGGTCCATAAAGATTGGAGTTCGGGTAATCAATGCCCATCCTCCTTGAAAGAGTTCAAAAGGCCCTGAGATAAAGGTTCTTTCCAACTGACGGGCTAAGGCGACCGAACGCCATTGGTCTGGGTGGTCTCGGTAGTCGATACCCAAAATGCTTTCATTCCCTTCTTTTGG
Encoded proteins:
- a CDS encoding sensor domain-containing diguanylate cyclase, whose amino-acid sequence is MTNRSGKQWSARMLSCLFLITTISAVEFFHRKQVTFLKNEAFAEAQKQLAIVRSRIEAVIVTDMYLLNGMSTQVAIAPRADVDEWNKIAESIIRDGSHIQLIGLAKNDVLSFVYPKEGNESILGIDYRDHPDQWRSVALARQLERTFISGPFELFQGGWALITRTPIFMDPPFNHEYWGVSSAVIDLDSLLKDAGAEQLEERYHFAIRGSNSAGKDGDVFYGDEAVFESAFATEMASFPYGGWFLALSGEEKALADVSWGRVNIMRIIGYSALLLASLAFFTIYRLYTVAHGRAMHDDLTMLPNRRYFMYSLNLAFKEAKHSGSERFAVMNIDLDGFKSINDTYGHAAGDKVLVEVSKRIRAVLRSSDIVARMGGDEFLILLPRVHDGQNLLSIRSKLEQDICLRPVEFDGQNIALNASIGWAAYTETFNDVDELLKAADKKMYQRKRAS
- a CDS encoding DUF3612 domain-containing protein, which translates into the protein MNFTNMALSKSLVRQSHFLGTKIRNLRKRNHLTMEDLSARCIRVNPEYAPSVSYLSMIERGKRVPSIDMLEVIAEVFQKNPTWFLDDEPEQQAITPDKGNRGGINGMALEPSFLFSNDILQIAIPEMLSQTGISGRQFAHLLIRAHQESNQNHFPDLERAAEEVGLKRLNLSVEDLIDIARSLGIQIRWVTRTPQDVVDELGINAKQLVTSFFEPPGTIYLNEILKEYPTRLKYDLAVYIGHCILHSKEGLKSVLSVGNNNTWDDAQNKTSSQLNSQDILQAWRDFESSFFAGALLCPKVPFRQLLDRTGYEIDVHKRAGVSPSVAMRRMTVVSPYPHWHYFDAYGPGKLKAVYRGNGIPLPWGNMRTVADPCQHWAVFRRLSEPRDGSSAQISILNVGDEPRIYCCESINMTDPAGNNRVLCAGIDLNPAIDAQGGNSREIAEQLKASCVNNGGSVAIPRNIKKDLTTIAKILNINWIERGIEAEARLICSRGGECPRQPSCYSKCGER
- a CDS encoding DEAD/DEAH box helicase, whose amino-acid sequence is MSFTSLGLSAPILKAIEAQGYDKPSPIQEKAIPAVLKGKDVMAAAQTGTGKTAGFTLPILELLSKGPRVRANQVRALVLTPTRELAAQVNGSVVKYGINLPLNSSVVFGGVKINPQMQKLRKGSDVLVATPGRLLDLYNQNAVRFDQLEILVLDEADRMLDMGFIRDIRKILAFLPKKRQNLLFSATFSDDIRSLAKGLVNNPVEISVNPANSTAKTVEQSIYPADKKKKAPMLAKLIKDNDWQQVLVFSKTKHGANKLARFLGDQGITAAPIHGNKSQGARTKALDNFKTGQVRVLVATDIAARGIDIPQLPQVVNFDLPHVSEDYVHRIGRTGRAGEVGKAISLVCADEASELFGIERLIQQVLERRELEGFSPVNTLPESKLDTRPIKAKKPKKPKKPKTEHADGQRSSDNARGHKPVGKNKRHAPGTGPAPTRKPAAAQKAQGGDDSIKNNGSNFKRRKGRKPATGEEANAKPASVGKKPSPAKRSGGKANQSGQGKSGYGSSYGPKGSTNKSNTGSRSKPRPGTHNK